The following are encoded in a window of Arthrobacter woluwensis genomic DNA:
- a CDS encoding pirin family protein, whose amino-acid sequence MTNLDPSPDQQACPARTTVPEPCLEVWPERAVPLGGIRAITVQRTLPLKDLPTIGAWCFLDRFGPGRVAMTVLPHPHIGLQTVTWPLKGEIRHRDSLGSDVTVRPGELNLMTAGRGIAHSEFTCVEGDEIPVQEGLQFWVALPEEHRHREPAFEQHQDLPVATGEGWEATVVMGSLAGVSSPASAFSPLVGAQVDAAGSVVIPLDPGFEHALLVIDGTLSVEGQSLEPGPLLYLGGQRTSLTVDAGPGARFFLLGGEPLGEDLLMWWNFVGRNHEEIVQARDDWEASGVLYTDDGVEPTPTEIAGSRFGWVAGHQGGATAEAQAEVGHIPAPPLPGVTLRPRVRRR is encoded by the coding sequence GTGACCAACCTCGACCCGTCCCCGGATCAGCAGGCCTGCCCGGCCCGGACCACCGTGCCGGAACCGTGCCTCGAAGTCTGGCCAGAACGCGCGGTGCCCCTCGGGGGGATCCGCGCCATCACGGTCCAGCGGACGCTCCCCCTCAAAGACCTTCCCACCATCGGGGCCTGGTGCTTCCTGGACCGCTTCGGCCCTGGCCGTGTCGCCATGACCGTGCTGCCTCACCCGCACATCGGGCTGCAGACCGTCACTTGGCCGCTCAAGGGCGAGATCCGCCACCGGGACAGCCTCGGCAGCGACGTGACCGTCCGCCCCGGGGAGCTCAATCTGATGACGGCCGGGCGCGGGATCGCCCACTCCGAGTTCACCTGCGTGGAGGGCGACGAGATCCCGGTCCAGGAAGGGCTCCAGTTCTGGGTGGCCCTGCCGGAGGAGCACCGGCACCGCGAACCCGCCTTCGAGCAGCACCAGGACCTGCCCGTCGCCACGGGTGAGGGCTGGGAGGCCACCGTCGTGATGGGGTCACTCGCGGGCGTCAGCTCCCCTGCGAGCGCGTTCAGTCCTCTGGTCGGGGCTCAGGTGGACGCCGCGGGCTCCGTGGTGATCCCGCTGGATCCGGGCTTCGAGCATGCGCTGCTGGTCATCGACGGCACCCTGAGCGTCGAAGGGCAGTCCCTCGAGCCGGGTCCGCTGCTCTACCTCGGCGGGCAGCGCACGAGCCTGACCGTCGACGCCGGACCCGGCGCCCGCTTCTTCCTCCTGGGCGGCGAACCGCTCGGCGAGGACCTCCTCATGTGGTGGAACTTCGTGGGCCGCAACCACGAGGAGATCGTGCAGGCCCGGGACGACTGGGAGGCCAGTGGAGTCCTCTACACGGACGACGGCGTCGAGCCCACACCCACGGAGATCGCCGGGTCACGCTTCGGCTGGGTCGCCGGGCACCAGGGAGGCGCGACCGCCGAGGCACAGGCGGAAGTCGGGCACATCCCCGCGCCACCGCTGCCCGGCGTGACGCTCAGGCCGCGCGTGCGGCGCCGCTGA
- a CDS encoding glycoside hydrolase family 35 protein, translating to MPTPILSYRDARLFKGDREHRILAGAIHYFRVHPELWEDRLTRLKAMGANTVDTYVAWNFHQERREDAPDFSGWRDLGRFIDLAGDLGLDVIVRPGPYICAEWDNGGFPSWLTGTPDIMLRSTDPRFTGPVGEWLDHLVPVIASRQAAEGGPVVAVQVENEYGSYGDSAAYIRWSAEALRERGITELLFTADGGSDYYLDGGAVPEIWATATLGSRGAEAIDVWKRRRPTEPFFNVEFWGGWFDHWGEAHHVRPGSEAAAEIRTMLDAGGSLCVYMAHGGTNFGLGAGANEDGGIQPTVTSYDSDAPIAENGALTEKFHAIRAEFLRAQGLAEDEWPALPAALLEPAAVLPARTLELSPARLPLLDSLRAGLDSAVAAGEHHPSERPLSFEEIGQHHGLLFHRATAVLPGREDAPQECLLKLPELHDRAQIWVDGEPVGILDDTTGTAGLAVQGHGREVVLEILVENLGRINYGPYTGQRKGLLGGVLINQRFTLGWEHLVVDPTRFGAEDLAGLATAAFEADAPADTYLALPGSTKGFVWVNGFLLGRYWEIGPQETLYVPAPLVKAGRNTVHVLELGVSGGTVELREAPQLGATRVDVLTEAELA from the coding sequence ATGCCCACTCCGATTCTCAGCTACCGCGATGCCCGCCTCTTCAAGGGCGACCGCGAGCACCGCATCCTGGCCGGCGCCATCCACTATTTCCGCGTTCACCCCGAGCTGTGGGAGGACCGTCTGACCCGTCTGAAGGCGATGGGCGCGAACACCGTGGACACGTATGTCGCCTGGAACTTCCACCAGGAGCGGCGTGAGGACGCCCCCGACTTCAGTGGCTGGCGGGATCTGGGCCGCTTCATCGACCTGGCGGGTGATCTGGGCCTGGACGTGATCGTGCGCCCTGGACCCTACATCTGCGCCGAATGGGACAACGGCGGGTTCCCCTCCTGGCTGACCGGGACCCCCGACATCATGCTCCGCTCCACCGACCCGCGCTTCACCGGACCGGTCGGCGAGTGGCTCGACCACCTGGTCCCCGTCATCGCGAGCCGGCAGGCGGCGGAAGGCGGGCCCGTCGTCGCGGTCCAGGTCGAGAACGAATACGGCAGCTACGGGGACTCCGCCGCGTACATCCGGTGGAGCGCCGAAGCGCTGCGGGAACGGGGCATCACCGAACTGCTCTTCACCGCGGACGGCGGCAGCGACTACTACCTCGACGGCGGCGCCGTCCCGGAGATCTGGGCCACCGCCACACTGGGCTCCCGTGGCGCTGAGGCTATCGACGTGTGGAAGCGACGCCGGCCCACCGAACCCTTCTTCAACGTCGAGTTCTGGGGCGGCTGGTTCGACCACTGGGGCGAGGCTCACCATGTGCGGCCGGGCAGTGAGGCGGCCGCGGAGATCCGCACGATGCTCGACGCCGGCGGCTCCCTCTGCGTCTACATGGCCCATGGCGGGACGAACTTCGGGCTCGGGGCCGGTGCGAACGAGGACGGCGGCATCCAGCCGACCGTGACGAGCTACGACTCCGACGCCCCGATCGCGGAGAACGGCGCTCTCACCGAGAAGTTCCACGCCATCCGCGCCGAGTTCCTGCGCGCCCAGGGGCTGGCCGAAGACGAGTGGCCGGCCCTCCCGGCAGCCCTGCTGGAGCCGGCGGCCGTGCTGCCCGCGCGCACTCTGGAGCTGTCCCCGGCGCGCCTGCCGCTGCTGGATTCCTTGCGGGCGGGGCTCGACTCCGCCGTCGCGGCCGGGGAGCACCACCCGAGCGAGCGGCCGCTGAGCTTCGAGGAGATCGGCCAGCACCACGGCCTGCTCTTCCACCGTGCGACGGCGGTCCTGCCGGGCCGCGAGGACGCTCCCCAGGAGTGCCTCCTCAAGCTTCCGGAGCTCCACGACCGCGCTCAGATCTGGGTGGACGGCGAGCCGGTGGGCATCCTGGACGATACGACCGGCACCGCGGGTCTGGCCGTGCAGGGGCACGGGCGTGAAGTGGTCCTGGAGATCCTGGTCGAGAACCTGGGCCGCATCAACTACGGCCCCTACACCGGCCAGCGCAAGGGCCTGCTGGGCGGGGTCCTCATCAACCAGCGCTTCACCCTCGGCTGGGAGCACCTGGTGGTCGACCCGACCCGGTTCGGCGCGGAGGATCTGGCCGGGCTGGCGACGGCCGCATTCGAGGCGGACGCCCCGGCGGACACGTACCTCGCGCTGCCCGGCTCGACCAAGGGCTTCGTCTGGGTCAACGGATTCCTGCTGGGCCGGTACTGGGAGATCGGGCCGCAGGAGACCCTGTACGTGCCGGCGCCGCTTGTGAAGGCCGGCCGCAACACGGTGCACGTGCTGGAGCTGGGCGTCAGCGGCGGAACGGTGGAACTCCGGGAGGCTCCGCAACTCGGGGCCACCCGCGTGGACGTCCTCACGGAGGCCGAACTCGCCTGA
- a CDS encoding ABC transporter substrate-binding protein, translating into MAPLRPSAVVRTVMAAAVLACLPAFTACTPGQPTPSPAVTSGAPQRPVVVGALDTAEGAVLAELYSGALRSAGVPSSVKLNVGGRAATLEALRSGRVQLVPAYTGSLLEALGGTTKDTGDDAVKSGISAALRKPLAVLDASGAQDREVVVVTKVTAEKYQLKTLEDLGKVCSQTVFAAAADFSGGAYGSQALKNAYSCTPKRVLTYGMKSGPDGGPSLPNPDAQPDAALPQPLKSLLEDEAQVAVLLSTDPAITDNDLVVLEDNRRALLPEQVVPVVDEGVLPDRARDAVNNVSRTLTADDLVAMNRAIRGDQARTPHEVAVSWLKERGITG; encoded by the coding sequence ATGGCCCCGTTGCGTCCGTCTGCCGTCGTCCGGACCGTGATGGCCGCCGCCGTTCTGGCCTGTCTGCCGGCCTTCACCGCCTGCACGCCCGGACAGCCCACCCCGAGCCCCGCGGTGACGAGCGGCGCGCCCCAGCGGCCGGTCGTCGTCGGCGCGCTCGACACGGCGGAAGGCGCGGTCCTCGCGGAACTGTACTCCGGCGCGCTCCGCTCGGCCGGGGTGCCCAGCAGCGTGAAGCTGAACGTCGGAGGCCGCGCTGCGACGCTCGAAGCCCTGCGCTCGGGCCGGGTGCAGCTCGTCCCGGCCTACACCGGCAGCCTCCTGGAGGCCCTGGGCGGCACCACCAAGGACACGGGCGACGACGCGGTGAAGTCCGGCATCTCCGCGGCCCTGCGGAAGCCTCTGGCCGTCCTGGACGCCTCGGGCGCGCAGGACCGGGAAGTCGTGGTCGTCACCAAGGTGACTGCCGAGAAGTACCAGCTCAAGACGCTTGAGGACCTGGGGAAGGTCTGCTCCCAGACGGTCTTCGCCGCCGCGGCGGACTTCAGCGGCGGGGCGTACGGTTCCCAGGCGCTGAAGAACGCGTACTCCTGCACGCCCAAGCGGGTGCTCACGTACGGCATGAAGAGCGGTCCGGACGGCGGCCCGTCGCTTCCGAACCCCGACGCGCAGCCCGATGCGGCGCTCCCGCAGCCGCTCAAGTCGCTCCTGGAGGATGAGGCCCAGGTGGCGGTCCTGCTCAGCACCGACCCCGCGATCACGGACAACGACCTCGTGGTCCTGGAGGACAACCGCAGGGCCCTCCTGCCCGAACAAGTCGTTCCCGTGGTGGACGAGGGCGTGCTCCCGGACCGCGCGCGGGACGCCGTCAACAACGTCTCCCGGACACTCACGGCGGACGATCTGGTGGCGATGAACCGCGCCATCCGGGGCGACCAGGCCCGAACCCCTCACGAAGTCGCCGTGTCCTGGCTGAAAGAGAGGGGCATCACAGGGTAG